A stretch of the uncultured Desulfobacter sp. genome encodes the following:
- a CDS encoding 4Fe-4S dicluster domain-containing protein yields MRVNEKGGVSRRGFLKRVAVGGASMLLPGTVRASQQGTALATLHDLSKCIGCGECVFACTEQNGDKYPEPQKPFPKMYPSRVKVADWSERRDVEERLTPYNWLTIQTVDVDWQGQSYEINIPRRCMHCQNPPCANLCPWGACARENNGVVRINTDICLGGSKCKSVCPWDIPQRQTGVGLYLKLMPKFAGNGVMYKCDRCFELLADGGVPACVSECPEEVQFIGPRQDILARAHRLAKTFAGDADENDFIYGEYENGGTNTIYVSPVPIPLLAQALETGPGNPHMDPVKDMMAQDELLGMAALAAPVAGVAAGLLTAGAKLIKSGQQDKEGTHE; encoded by the coding sequence ATGAGGGTCAATGAAAAGGGGGGCGTAAGCCGACGCGGTTTTCTAAAAAGGGTGGCTGTGGGGGGCGCATCCATGCTTTTGCCCGGTACCGTACGCGCATCACAGCAAGGCACTGCCTTGGCCACCCTGCACGATTTATCCAAGTGCATCGGCTGCGGAGAATGCGTTTTTGCCTGTACTGAGCAGAACGGGGATAAGTATCCTGAACCCCAAAAGCCTTTCCCAAAAATGTACCCCAGCAGGGTCAAGGTGGCGGACTGGTCAGAGCGCCGGGATGTTGAAGAACGCCTTACGCCTTACAACTGGTTGACTATTCAAACGGTAGATGTGGATTGGCAGGGGCAGTCCTATGAAATTAATATTCCCCGGCGCTGTATGCACTGCCAAAATCCGCCCTGTGCCAACCTATGTCCCTGGGGGGCCTGTGCCCGGGAAAATAATGGGGTGGTACGCATTAATACAGATATATGTTTGGGCGGTTCCAAGTGCAAATCGGTCTGCCCCTGGGATATTCCCCAACGCCAGACAGGTGTTGGTCTTTACCTCAAACTCATGCCGAAATTTGCCGGAAATGGTGTCATGTACAAATGCGATCGCTGCTTTGAACTTCTGGCTGACGGCGGGGTGCCGGCCTGTGTGAGTGAGTGCCCCGAAGAGGTCCAGTTCATCGGCCCCAGGCAGGATATTCTGGCCCGGGCCCATCGGCTGGCTAAAACCTTTGCCGGTGATGCGGATGAGAATGATTTCATTTATGGTGAGTATGAAAACGGCGGAACCAATACCATTTATGTTTCTCCGGTTCCCATTCCTCTGCTGGCACAGGCCTTGGAAACAGGTCCGGGAAATCCGCATATGGATCCGGTGAAGGATATGATGGCCCAGGATGAGTTGCTGGGGATGGCCGCTCTGGCAGCCCCGGTGGCCGGCGTGGCTGCAGGACTGTTGACTGCCGGGGCAAAATTGATCAAGTCGGGACAACAAGACAAGGAGGGAACTCATGAATAG
- a CDS encoding FeS-binding protein — protein MNSLFPRWLNRIMLAVMTLLALTGLAQMPIFKRYYIADIPGFGWLAAFYTTHKIHYIAAAVFLVLLFWMATVYLVNHRKTWRPTVMGQVRLAILTMIVVTGILRTVKNLPDHGFSPIAVMAVDWIHLAAVMLLGITAILARIGPWRRNGVYATRC, from the coding sequence ATGAATAGCCTGTTTCCCAGGTGGCTGAACAGAATCATGCTTGCCGTCATGACGCTGTTAGCCTTGACCGGCTTGGCCCAGATGCCCATTTTTAAACGGTATTACATTGCGGATATTCCAGGGTTCGGCTGGCTTGCAGCCTTTTATACCACCCACAAAATACATTATATTGCTGCCGCGGTTTTCCTGGTTTTACTTTTCTGGATGGCGACGGTTTACCTGGTGAACCATCGTAAAACCTGGCGCCCCACAGTCATGGGGCAGGTGCGCCTGGCCATTTTGACGATGATCGTGGTGACCGGAATCTTACGAACAGTAAAGAATCTGCCTGACCATGGTTTTTCTCCCATAGCGGTGATGGCTGTGGACTGGATTCATCTGGCCGCCGTCATGCTGCTGGGGATAACCGCCATCCTTGCCCGGATAGGACCATGGCGACGGAACGGAGTTTATGCAACTCGCTGTTGA
- a CDS encoding tetratricopeptide repeat protein, whose product MTHPSILTITEDALEQDRLLTALKKIGYTQIITADSADNGWAVLKTSNIGCAIAAYDMSDMSGLALLKILRKEDRLGDLPFFLTDSAFTKIKVIKAGQAGVSGLFVIPYNPKAMKMRLATALGKLEDPVIHQVELSVKNGLKLIEKKEYTKALTLFQSLVNHKENPEYYYNIGYIKTAQNKHHEAIEAFSKATRLDRLFVKAYKAMAMVYKAMGAAEKVEECTRVAAEIYMDTDKLGKAEDMLNELLASGTESLNVFNTLGVLYRKKGDIKEAMKQYKKALKIHPEEPYIYYNIGRLYLDAKNATKAKIYFQAALDKDHGFTEAKQVIKAIDLGMI is encoded by the coding sequence ATGACCCACCCGTCAATTCTCACCATCACTGAAGATGCACTGGAGCAGGACAGACTATTAACAGCCTTGAAGAAAATCGGATACACCCAGATCATCACTGCCGACAGTGCAGACAACGGATGGGCCGTATTAAAAACATCCAACATTGGATGTGCCATTGCCGCCTACGACATGAGCGATATGTCGGGCCTTGCGTTGTTGAAAATTTTAAGAAAAGAAGACCGATTAGGAGATCTTCCCTTTTTTTTAACAGACAGCGCATTTACCAAAATTAAGGTCATCAAAGCAGGCCAGGCAGGGGTCAGCGGCCTTTTTGTCATTCCTTATAACCCCAAGGCCATGAAAATGAGGTTGGCCACAGCCTTAGGAAAGCTTGAAGATCCTGTCATCCACCAAGTAGAGTTAAGTGTAAAAAACGGGCTCAAACTCATTGAAAAAAAAGAATATACAAAAGCCCTGACGTTATTTCAATCCCTGGTCAACCACAAAGAAAATCCGGAATATTATTACAATATCGGCTACATAAAAACAGCCCAAAACAAGCATCACGAAGCCATAGAAGCCTTTTCAAAGGCAACACGTCTGGACCGGCTTTTCGTCAAGGCATACAAGGCCATGGCCATGGTATACAAAGCCATGGGTGCCGCTGAAAAGGTTGAGGAGTGTACCCGGGTCGCCGCAGAAATCTATATGGATACCGATAAACTGGGTAAAGCCGAAGACATGCTCAATGAGCTTTTGGCCTCCGGTACCGAGTCACTGAACGTTTTTAATACATTGGGTGTGCTGTACCGTAAAAAGGGCGACATAAAAGAAGCCATGAAACAATACAAAAAAGCCTTAAAAATCCACCCGGAAGAACCTTATATATATTACAACATAGGACGTCTTTATCTGGACGCCAAAAACGCCACCAAAGCCAAGATCTATTTCCAGGCAGCCCTTGACAAGGACCACGGTTTCACCGAAGCCAAGCAGGTTATCAAGGCCATAGATCTGGGAATGATCTAA
- a CDS encoding class I adenylate cyclase produces the protein MHASSAPIENTLADKLIRMKAAFSNYNVVRMREALRYLSGPKLELFIKIPFLIHINHPKFAGYVPDPPEACGIYNFNNSGFYKAVQDYEKVPRDILDADTNIKDPCVLGFYHIGSLGTFTQSAQSDFDYWVIIDKTSFTEQRYYNLEKKLNHIVKFSRETFDQEVTFFIMDQADIRKDCYAGFEKPETMIAPKLFLKEEFYRTFLMIAGKIPIWTILPANIEQGSYNRLLSHLFRQQELTFLFKDYIDLGKIEKPSIKDIYQGIRWHICKSKEDPVKALLKATMIFSHITDKKNSRMLLCDELKQKFAKAGIDDCESDPYKIVFDRVLHYHQAHARNGLKLIKTAIFFRLCSFPKVKLPEPGSPKKQLLDKYIRTWNIPASEVKKLMSYPNWPEEGKKFFDTNIIKRLAWMYEQINAQGEAVEKSLPLTEQRNMRILNNKVKARLNIQAGKISESSNFLTRQAIPSLFINQHPSGEWLLKAKLSTTSNKSIIHMSKTFLGLIGWIMENQLYQRNKTQIKLTSKLKLYESREQAISTDALYLVMQPVKPLFDSCFEDDAQWTKILILLVCPDPCCGVKQIELLALNTWGELFVDQLKLDIKQHLDDRYRTIADKINQYSGEQIRLFFFQMAERRDVDAVYEIKEFLADRFLMHRPGTPKNNRPMLDKL, from the coding sequence ATGCATGCGTCTTCAGCACCCATAGAAAACACCCTGGCGGACAAGCTCATCAGGATGAAAGCGGCCTTTTCCAATTACAACGTGGTGAGGATGCGCGAGGCCCTGCGATACCTTTCAGGCCCAAAGCTTGAACTTTTCATCAAAATTCCGTTTCTCATTCACATAAACCACCCGAAATTTGCGGGGTATGTGCCGGACCCGCCTGAAGCCTGCGGAATTTACAATTTTAATAATTCAGGATTTTATAAAGCGGTGCAGGACTATGAAAAGGTGCCCCGGGATATTCTCGACGCTGACACAAACATTAAAGATCCCTGTGTACTTGGGTTTTACCACATCGGTTCTTTAGGCACCTTTACCCAATCGGCCCAGTCGGATTTCGATTACTGGGTCATCATTGACAAAACCAGCTTTACCGAACAACGATACTATAACCTTGAAAAAAAACTCAACCACATCGTAAAATTTTCCCGGGAAACCTTTGATCAGGAAGTGACGTTTTTCATCATGGATCAGGCAGACATCCGGAAAGACTGCTATGCCGGATTTGAAAAACCTGAAACAATGATTGCCCCCAAACTGTTTCTCAAAGAAGAATTTTACCGGACCTTTTTAATGATTGCCGGCAAAATTCCAATATGGACCATTCTGCCGGCAAATATTGAACAAGGCTCTTATAACCGTCTGCTCAGCCACCTGTTTCGCCAACAGGAACTCACTTTTCTATTCAAAGATTATATTGATCTTGGAAAAATTGAAAAACCGTCCATCAAAGACATTTACCAGGGTATCCGCTGGCATATCTGCAAATCCAAAGAAGATCCGGTCAAGGCACTGCTTAAAGCCACCATGATTTTTTCCCACATCACCGACAAAAAAAACAGCCGCATGCTTTTGTGTGACGAACTCAAACAAAAATTTGCAAAAGCCGGCATTGATGACTGCGAAAGTGATCCTTATAAAATTGTATTTGATAGAGTACTCCACTACCACCAGGCCCATGCCCGTAATGGGTTAAAATTGATAAAAACCGCCATATTTTTCAGGCTATGCAGTTTTCCCAAAGTCAAGTTACCCGAACCAGGATCTCCCAAAAAACAATTACTGGACAAATATATCCGAACCTGGAACATTCCTGCTTCCGAAGTCAAAAAACTGATGTCATATCCCAATTGGCCGGAAGAAGGGAAAAAATTCTTTGATACAAACATCATTAAACGCCTGGCCTGGATGTACGAACAGATCAATGCCCAAGGAGAGGCCGTTGAAAAGAGTCTGCCCCTGACGGAGCAAAGAAACATGCGCATTCTGAACAATAAAGTCAAAGCGCGCCTGAACATACAAGCAGGCAAAATTTCGGAAAGTTCAAATTTTTTGACCCGGCAAGCGATTCCATCTCTTTTCATAAACCAACATCCAAGTGGGGAATGGCTATTAAAAGCCAAACTGTCAACGACAAGTAATAAAAGCATTATTCACATGTCCAAAACGTTCCTGGGACTGATCGGCTGGATCATGGAAAACCAACTTTATCAAAGAAACAAAACCCAAATCAAACTAACGAGCAAACTTAAGCTCTATGAAAGCAGAGAGCAAGCGATATCCACAGATGCCCTCTACCTGGTGATGCAACCGGTCAAGCCGCTTTTTGACAGCTGTTTTGAAGACGATGCCCAGTGGACCAAAATATTAATTCTGCTGGTTTGCCCGGATCCATGCTGCGGCGTGAAGCAAATTGAGTTATTGGCCCTCAATACCTGGGGGGAACTGTTTGTAGACCAATTGAAGCTTGACATCAAGCAACATCTGGACGATAGGTATAGAACCATAGCCGATAAAATTAACCAGTATTCCGGGGAACAGATTCGCCTGTTCTTTTTCCAGATGGCAGAACGCCGGGATGTCGATGCCGTTTACGAAATCAAGGAATTTCTGGCGGACCGTTTTCTGATGCACCGACCGGGAACGCCTAAAAACAACCGTCCAATGCTGGACAAATTATAG
- a CDS encoding HDOD domain-containing protein — MGQKDSAHTGIDLDVICINELARKDESAPKVFKDNLRSDPQDYRVYLSGIIKRMQGRDAFLTFSQQINDVNHILNMDYSSAGDIARVILNDLSLTTQVLKLVNSSIYRQFSNKGISTISEAMIILGTDEVRELAAGLKVFEMMKSRANSLILKEKMIKSLHRSAVARQIESERRGRVSDAFPVSAMMYELGEYLVALLDPGTYIRVEVTLEEEGVSRETAAKMILGLTYFELGQLVALKFNLPQKIVQAMRPVRLTAGQRLKIVPKEEVRYLCAFVYELCNIPATGNDPVSLEATGELVEKYRGVFDFDARQVLDLTCSAMERVVRHAEILGIDPVLPSAPSVKNDSNIKNKEKLDLGISRVEQALGEGLGIHEIFTRLIDTMAQCFDFKQIIISIRKKETNTMEPRFIRGEKRPDEFCKIMGFKIEPASGIFNNAINRKSDIIVKNTKKEFSGQQIPSWYMEKIAGPFLIRGFGVFPIFVEGKIVSMIYVDWDERTPDPDRNTLKSIHGFRKQMIRAFTFHSR, encoded by the coding sequence ATGGGCCAAAAGGATTCCGCTCATACCGGCATTGATCTGGATGTTATCTGCATTAACGAACTGGCCAGAAAAGATGAAAGTGCCCCGAAAGTATTTAAGGACAATTTACGTTCGGACCCACAGGATTATCGGGTTTATTTAAGTGGCATCATAAAAAGGATGCAGGGCAGGGACGCGTTTCTGACTTTTTCCCAGCAGATCAACGACGTTAATCACATACTGAATATGGATTATTCCTCTGCAGGGGATATTGCCCGGGTGATTTTGAACGACCTGAGTTTGACCACACAGGTGCTTAAACTTGTGAATTCTTCAATTTATCGGCAATTTTCAAACAAAGGCATCTCAACCATCTCCGAGGCCATGATCATATTGGGAACAGATGAAGTTCGGGAACTGGCTGCCGGACTTAAGGTTTTTGAAATGATGAAATCAAGGGCCAATTCCTTGATTCTGAAAGAAAAAATGATTAAAAGCCTTCACCGCAGTGCCGTAGCCAGGCAGATTGAAAGTGAAAGGCGGGGCCGTGTTTCGGATGCCTTTCCCGTTTCAGCCATGATGTATGAGTTGGGGGAATACCTGGTGGCGCTTCTGGACCCGGGGACCTACATTCGGGTGGAAGTCACCTTGGAAGAAGAGGGGGTATCAAGGGAAACTGCGGCTAAAATGATTTTAGGCCTGACCTATTTTGAACTTGGACAGCTGGTTGCTTTAAAATTTAATTTGCCTCAGAAAATTGTTCAGGCCATGCGGCCTGTTCGATTGACTGCCGGACAGCGCCTGAAGATTGTACCCAAGGAAGAGGTGCGATATCTTTGTGCTTTTGTCTATGAACTATGTAATATCCCTGCAACGGGAAATGACCCGGTTTCCCTTGAGGCCACGGGTGAACTTGTGGAAAAGTATCGTGGTGTTTTTGATTTTGATGCCCGGCAGGTACTGGACTTGACCTGTTCGGCTATGGAGCGGGTGGTGCGCCATGCCGAAATTCTGGGCATTGATCCTGTGTTACCCTCAGCGCCATCTGTGAAAAACGATTCTAACATAAAGAACAAGGAAAAATTGGATCTGGGTATCAGTCGTGTGGAGCAGGCGTTGGGTGAAGGTTTGGGCATCCATGAAATTTTTACCCGGCTCATCGATACCATGGCGCAATGTTTTGATTTTAAACAGATTATCATCAGTATCAGAAAAAAAGAGACCAACACCATGGAACCCCGATTTATCCGGGGGGAAAAACGACCGGATGAATTTTGCAAAATAATGGGATTTAAAATTGAACCGGCATCGGGGATTTTCAACAATGCCATCAACCGAAAAAGCGATATTATCGTCAAAAATACTAAAAAAGAGTTTTCCGGTCAGCAGATTCCTTCCTGGTACATGGAAAAAATCGCTGGTCCTTTTCTGATCAGGGGATTTGGTGTTTTCCCCATATTTGTGGAAGGCAAGATTGTCTCCATGATTTATGTGGACTGGGATGAACGGACGCCGGACCCGGACCGGAATACACTAAAGTCTATCCATGGGTTTAGAAAACAGATGATCAGGGCCTTTACCTTTCATTCCAGATAA
- a CDS encoding YigZ family protein: MNTDCEKSVFYSVGRSVTDPVRQAEIKIKRSVFVCRLSYADTIEAAKNFISNVSKAYKTATHNCWAYVVGDSAQISHCSDAGEPPGTAGKPMLNTLLSHNMTCTAAVVTRYYGGVKLGVRGLIEAYALSVEEAIAQVPLIRLVKTRSFQICLDYSLNDTFLNRISTLKTTIAQTDYKEKVTHELAVELSDLPALESLLVQYQRQGLLSYFITTEDT; encoded by the coding sequence ATGAATACGGATTGTGAAAAGTCAGTTTTTTATTCCGTGGGGCGGTCTGTTACCGATCCCGTTCGTCAGGCTGAAATAAAAATTAAGCGTTCCGTGTTTGTCTGCAGGCTCAGCTACGCGGATACCATTGAAGCTGCCAAGAATTTCATTTCCAACGTTTCCAAAGCGTATAAAACCGCCACCCATAATTGCTGGGCGTATGTCGTGGGCGATTCCGCTCAGATCAGCCATTGCTCGGATGCGGGGGAACCGCCGGGTACGGCTGGCAAGCCTATGCTCAACACGCTTTTATCCCATAATATGACATGTACTGCAGCCGTTGTTACCCGGTATTACGGCGGCGTGAAACTTGGGGTTCGAGGCCTAATTGAAGCCTACGCCTTATCTGTGGAGGAGGCCATCGCCCAGGTGCCTTTGATCCGTTTGGTAAAAACCCGGTCTTTCCAGATCTGTCTGGATTACAGCCTGAATGATACATTTTTAAACCGCATCAGTACGTTGAAGACCACAATTGCCCAAACCGATTATAAAGAAAAGGTCACCCATGAATTGGCTGTGGAATTGTCCGACCTTCCGGCCCTGGAATCATTGCTCGTGCAATACCAACGCCAGGGTCTCCTTTCGTATTTTATAACCACGGAAGACACTTAA
- a CDS encoding helix-turn-helix domain-containing protein, whose amino-acid sequence MKIKLGPLLRAIRNSRHLTIKEVATKAGVSSSLLSQIERNRISPSLDTLLELLEVYGVSPEKFFKDYETMNRVEIIKRDQRRVYQRKGFKYETLCGLSQSKGNHSFTAFFLELAPGQQRGDEDDGHLGRELGIVVNGSGQLIYGGDVYDISDGDAVSFSSQIPHVIRNIGDDLFQAYWIVTPADGEDYFGEGNNN is encoded by the coding sequence ATGAAAATCAAATTGGGCCCGTTGCTGCGGGCCATCCGAAATTCACGGCATCTGACCATCAAAGAGGTCGCAACAAAAGCCGGGGTCAGTTCAAGTCTGTTGTCCCAGATTGAACGCAACCGTATATCCCCGTCCCTGGATACCCTGCTGGAGTTGCTGGAAGTATACGGGGTCTCTCCGGAGAAATTTTTTAAAGATTATGAGACCATGAACCGGGTGGAGATTATAAAAAGGGACCAGCGCCGGGTTTACCAGCGCAAGGGGTTTAAATATGAAACCCTATGCGGGCTTAGTCAATCCAAAGGCAACCATTCATTTACGGCCTTTTTTCTTGAGCTTGCACCGGGACAGCAGCGGGGAGATGAGGATGACGGCCACCTTGGCCGGGAGCTTGGCATTGTGGTTAACGGTTCCGGGCAATTAATTTACGGTGGGGATGTCTACGATATCAGTGACGGAGACGCGGTCTCTTTTTCGTCTCAAATCCCCCATGTGATTAGAAATATAGGTGACGATCTGTTCCAGGCCTACTGGATTGTCACACCGGCGGACGGTGAAGATTATTTTGGTGAAGGAAATAATAATTAA
- a CDS encoding 3-isopropylmalate dehydratase large subunit — MGKTIAEKIFETHLVDKPFGDVNVLRLDRVFCHEITTPTAVMDLVERGKDRVFDPDKIKAVIDHVSPAKDSKTAMQGKILRDWAVRHNIKDFFDIGANGVCHALFPEKGFVRPGFTIIMGDSHTCTHGAFGAFGAGVGTTDLEVGILKGVCTFKQPETFKIEITGNLRPGVYAKDIILEVIRQITVNGATNMIIEFTGPVVDAMGMDQRMTLANMAVEAGATSGICLPDMTTVEYLWPFIKDEFKTPEDALAEYSQFCSDPDAVYAKTKTIDVSTLEPLATFGFKPDHVKPVSQMGDTHVDQVYIGSCTNGRLEDLRVAAAEVAGKKIHPGLRAIVSPATPDIFRAALDEGLIKIFMDAGFCVTNPTCGACLGMSNGVLAEGEVAASTTNRNFNGRMGKGGMLHLVSPATAAATALHGVLTHSERFKN; from the coding sequence ATGGGAAAAACAATTGCTGAAAAAATTTTTGAGACCCATCTGGTAGACAAACCCTTCGGGGATGTCAACGTGCTGCGCCTGGATCGGGTTTTCTGTCATGAAATTACCACCCCGACTGCGGTCATGGACCTGGTCGAAAGGGGAAAAGACCGGGTGTTCGATCCGGACAAAATCAAGGCGGTGATTGATCATGTTTCACCGGCCAAAGATTCCAAAACCGCCATGCAGGGAAAAATCCTGAGGGACTGGGCGGTCCGGCACAACATAAAAGATTTCTTTGATATCGGTGCAAACGGCGTCTGCCATGCCCTGTTCCCTGAAAAAGGGTTTGTCCGTCCCGGATTCACCATCATTATGGGCGATTCCCATACCTGTACCCACGGGGCATTTGGTGCCTTTGGCGCCGGCGTGGGCACCACCGACCTGGAGGTGGGCATTTTAAAGGGCGTGTGTACCTTTAAACAACCGGAGACATTTAAAATTGAAATTACCGGAAACCTTCGTCCAGGCGTATATGCCAAGGATATTATTCTTGAAGTGATTCGTCAGATTACCGTGAACGGCGCGACCAACATGATCATTGAGTTCACAGGACCCGTGGTGGATGCCATGGGCATGGACCAGCGCATGACCCTGGCCAATATGGCTGTGGAAGCCGGTGCCACATCGGGCATCTGTCTGCCGGATATGACAACGGTTGAGTATCTGTGGCCTTTTATTAAGGATGAGTTCAAGACCCCCGAGGATGCCCTGGCAGAATACTCCCAGTTTTGTTCCGATCCGGATGCCGTCTATGCCAAAACAAAGACCATTGATGTCAGCACCCTTGAACCCCTGGCGACCTTTGGATTTAAACCGGACCATGTAAAACCGGTGTCACAGATGGGTGATACCCATGTGGATCAGGTTTACATCGGCTCCTGTACCAATGGGCGTCTGGAAGATCTTCGTGTGGCCGCCGCCGAGGTGGCAGGTAAAAAAATTCATCCCGGTTTACGCGCAATTGTTTCTCCGGCTACGCCTGATATTTTCCGTGCGGCACTGGATGAAGGCCTGATTAAAATTTTTATGGATGCAGGATTCTGCGTCACCAATCCCACCTGCGGCGCCTGTTTGGGTATGAGCAACGGCGTCTTGGCTGAAGGGGAGGTGGCCGCGTCCACCACCAACAGGAATTTTAACGGACGAATGGGCAAAGGCGGCATGCTTCATCTCGTGAGTCCGGCTACAGCAGCGGCTACGGCACTTCATGGTGTGCTCACTCACTCTGAGCGGTTTAAAAATTAG
- the leuD gene encoding 3-isopropylmalate dehydratase small subunit yields the protein MKDFKGKMLCLDRADINTDEIIPAKYLTEIAKSALKPHLLEDLVLDGFNSETDLQDVRVIVTRSNFGCGSSREHAPWALEENGINVVIAPSFARIFRQNMFNCGMMAIELPEDKIQALFELGAGKTAHLSVDVENQTLTATDDAGNELKIDFPISQFDKTLVETGGWVEFADKNY from the coding sequence ATGAAAGACTTTAAAGGAAAAATGCTCTGCCTGGACCGGGCAGATATCAATACCGACGAAATTATTCCGGCCAAATACCTGACCGAGATCGCCAAATCCGCATTAAAACCCCACCTGCTTGAAGATTTGGTACTGGACGGCTTTAATTCTGAGACCGATCTTCAAGATGTCCGTGTGATTGTCACCCGGAGCAATTTTGGTTGCGGTTCTTCCCGGGAGCATGCGCCCTGGGCTTTGGAAGAAAACGGCATCAACGTGGTGATTGCCCCAAGCTTTGCCCGGATTTTCAGGCAGAATATGTTTAATTGCGGCATGATGGCCATTGAGTTGCCCGAAGATAAGATCCAGGCCCTGTTCGAGTTGGGTGCAGGCAAAACGGCTCACCTCAGTGTAGATGTTGAGAACCAGACTTTGACTGCAACAGATGATGCCGGCAACGAGTTGAAAATTGACTTTCCTATTTCTCAGTTTGACAAAACGTTGGTGGAAACCGGGGGATGGGTGGAGTTTGCAGATAAAAATTATTAG
- a CDS encoding EMC3/TMCO1 family protein, whose product MDEILDMLWIQVAYGLEGAAAALDKLLNPIEVLGPAVVVFILAIAIAAITKVLSKAYRTRRHQHLKEEFLHWQSVRQAAMDAEDREKGKAMAKNIDQAKLNQVYYDYFFESLMKNLVTTVLPILLVVAYLSRTYTRESLDARFGSQWIFTLGSGPDAFHVGTLLWFIICLPVCFILFSLVGSLIKKRKKDQKIETNQAEDGLPDS is encoded by the coding sequence ATGGATGAAATTTTAGATATGCTCTGGATACAAGTTGCGTACGGGCTTGAAGGTGCTGCTGCGGCGCTGGACAAGCTTCTTAATCCCATTGAAGTCCTGGGTCCGGCCGTGGTGGTGTTCATCCTTGCCATTGCCATTGCCGCTATCACAAAAGTTTTATCCAAAGCCTACCGCACCCGGCGGCACCAGCATCTCAAAGAAGAATTTTTACACTGGCAGTCGGTGCGACAGGCTGCCATGGATGCTGAAGACAGGGAAAAAGGAAAGGCCATGGCCAAAAACATTGACCAGGCCAAGTTAAACCAGGTCTATTACGATTATTTTTTTGAAAGTCTGATGAAAAATCTGGTCACCACGGTTCTACCGATCCTGCTTGTTGTGGCGTATCTGTCTAGAACCTACACCCGGGAAAGTCTTGACGCCCGATTCGGCAGTCAGTGGATTTTCACCTTAGGCAGCGGTCCGGACGCGTTTCATGTGGGCACCCTGCTCTGGTTTATCATCTGCCTGCCGGTATGTTTTATCCTGTTTAGTCTTGTGGGTTCTCTGATAAAAAAAAGGAAAAAAGATCAAAAAATTGAGACTAACCAGGCAGAAGATGGCCTTCCTGACAGTTGA